DNA from Denticeps clupeoides chromosome 7, fDenClu1.1, whole genome shotgun sequence:
accccattgtgtccctgactgtctccagggggactgtccctgtcactactggttgtaagtcgctctggaaggAGAATATTGGTATGCGCTTACCATCCTAATCATTTGGTCTAAGGTCATCAAGATAAGTCTTTTTTTACAAACATGGATGTTGTCAGCACCCAATAGGCGAGCTCTCCCTCTGTCCAGCACCCTATTCTGCAGACGGAAACCAGCACAGCTGACTAGTATCTTCAataaatctgattaaaaaatgtgatCTAGAGAGTAGACCGTGTTGTCTGAgagttttgttttattctctaCAGGACTGAAGCAACCCATGGGTGGCAGTAACCCCGGCGGACACCAATTCAACTACAGCTTCCACGGTGACCCACATGCCATGTTTGCAGAATTCTTTGGCGGCAACAGTCCTTTCGACCATTTCTTTTCACACGGCGGTGGAGGTGATGATGATATGGACGTGGATGACCCATTTGCTGCCTTCGGTATGGGGGGAATGGGTGGTTTTCAGAGGTCCTTTAAATCCAGGCCTGGAGGAGGCCACAGTAGAAAGAAGGACCCTCCAGTCGTTCACGAACTGAAAGTGAGTTTAGAGGAGGTGTTCTCTGGGTGCACCAAAAGAATGAAGATCTCTCGGAAGCGCCTCAACGTCGATGGTAGCACTGTGCGCAACGAGGACAAGATCCTGACTGTGGACATCAGGCGTGGCTGGAAGGAGGGGACCAAGATCACCTTTCCCAAAGAGGGGGACGAGACGCCCACTAACATCCCAGCTGATATTGTGTTCGTAGTGAAGGACAAAGTGCACCCCGTCTTCCGCAGGGATGGCTCTGACATCATCTTTTCTGCAAAAATATCACTTAGGGATGTAAGTTCCTGATCATTTCATGTCTCTCTGATACGCCGCATGCATGTATGGAGGAATTCAAAGTGCCATAGAACTGCAGAACCTCTCTGGCCACCTTACTAGAAATACCCATCGTCAGTGCTATGTGACAATATTTCCATATTGTCGTCATTTATATGAGCAGTACTGCCTATTATGAATTTGACAGATAATGAGTGTACCTTATTGAATAGGCTGGAGAGTGGattaacattttttccccttccagGCACTGTGCGGCTGCACAGTCAACGTTCCCACACTGGACGGGAGGGCGGTCACGGTCAGCTCCCGCGATGTGATTAAACCCGGGACGAAGAAGCGCATTGTCGGGGAGGGGCTGCCTTTCTCCAAGTTCCCTGAGAAGAGGGGAGACATGCTGGTCGAGTTCCTGGTGAAATTCCCAGACAAGCTGGGGCAGAGCACACGTGAAGCCCTCAGCCAGATTCTCCCACCGTGAACAGCAGTATCGCGTCCTACTGCCCTAATGTCGTGCTGTTTTCTTAGATCAGGGGGGAACTACAGACAATAGCTGCATCCTGCTTTGTGGTCGCTTTCTTCCATGTGAAGAAGCACTTGTTTTCttcaaaatgaagaaaatgtttttaatttctcaGTTTGTAATCACGAACTAAATGCACTTTCACTTgactgtgaatatttttttaaagattaaatCTGACCCATCTTACCACTTTGGTGACACCTCAGCATCTGTCAGGCCTATAGATATGTCCACGTTTAaaagtatgtatatataacaaCAGACAACATTGTGTGGTGATAGTGGAAAAGTGGTCCACGACAAACACACTTAACCTTTTCACATCCAcatcaaagaaaaaataaatctgctgaAGTTAAATCCCCACTGCCCTGGAGATGATGCAGCCGAGATTCCCACATTCGGGAGATTCGCCGCGCTTGGTCACGTGGTCTCCCCTGCCCGGTAAGTGTGACGTCAGCGCGGCACAAACGCGGGCTCAAAAAGTAGCGCTTAGCGCCGGAAACTAATCCGTAGGAATGTCGTGTGgcatatcccataatgcatttcagGAAAAGCATCGCGTTCCACCAATAACGAGCACACATAAGCACAGAACAAAGAgtacagcagtaaaaaaaaaaaaaaacgcctttaTATTTCGTCTGGCTAACGCGGATGGAAAAAGTTCCTGTCATGATTGACTACCGTCGAAAAGCAACCCAGCGGCATTTGGACGGACGCGGTTCCACACGAAGACCCGCACTAGAGGGGGAACCGTGTGACAACCTTGCGGCAACGTCCCTGTTGAGAAGAAGCCACGTGTCGACGCGTGGAGTGGACGCAGCAAGCCCCTGTTCCAAACATCCATTACTCGGGACCACGTGatgtttcactttttcttttgttcataaatctgcaaaaatgtcaacaaattCTGTGGTTTTCTGACAATATTAAATTTCTCACTCACAACgggaacatttcccactgctttctaacaggctgtcattgctcccatgctcaaaaaacccacattagctaccgcccagtctccaaccttccttttctttcaaaaatcctTGAAAgggcagtcctggctcaactttcttcatttctccacgaacatgatcttctcgacccttttcagtctggtttcaggaaaggacattaaactgaaacctccctcctggcaatgatggatgaccttcatgctgcaagagctgcccgcagatcatctgtcctacttgatctatctgctgccttctacacagttaatcatgaaattcttctcaccacactctcagatttaggagttacaggaaccgtactaaattggttcacctcttatcttcactacgggtctttcaaggtatcatggggaggtgagacatctgtcctctcttgggtaaccacaggggttccacaagattctgtccttggcccccttctattctcaatatacactcacttgttcacatcatccaatcacatggcttctcttatcactcttacgctgataacacccagctctatttgtatttcccaccagaagatgccactatTGCGACACAAATCTCGGCCAACTGAACCTATAAAAAACTGAGATTCCTGCAAAATTGTCAATGACTGTAAATGACTGTAGTTCGATTTCAGCACTGTTTGCAAACGACTGTTCATTAAATAGATTACaaatacacattaaatataAGACATGCGCTGATAATCGTAACACTTCAGAATAGTACAagaataaaattacatttagtacgtgttttatttttaacgcATCTACGACAGACAGCGTGAGGATGTATCCCATGCTTGGCGCAGTGGCGCCGCCAGGCGGCAGCAGAGTTCCAGTTGGGTGCGGGCGCTGCCGAAATAATAACCATGAGAGAGAGACCCTAGACCGAAGCGGCCGACGCGCTCCGCCCTCGCCCGTTTCTCATACCTTCACA
Protein-coding regions in this window:
- the LOC114793991 gene encoding dnaJ homolog subfamily B member 1-like, translating into MGKDYYKVLGIQKGASEDEIKKAYRKQALRYHPDKNKSAGAEEKFKDIAEAYDVLSDSKRRDVYDRCGEEGLKQPMGGSNPGGHQFNYSFHGDPHAMFAEFFGGNSPFDHFFSHGGGGDDDMDVDDPFAAFGMGGMGGFQRSFKSRPGGGHSRKKDPPVVHELKVSLEEVFSGCTKRMKISRKRLNVDGSTVRNEDKILTVDIRRGWKEGTKITFPKEGDETPTNIPADIVFVVKDKVHPVFRRDGSDIIFSAKISLRDALCGCTVNVPTLDGRAVTVSSRDVIKPGTKKRIVGEGLPFSKFPEKRGDMLVEFLVKFPDKLGQSTREALSQILPP